The nucleotide sequence TTTTTTATAAAATCACGTCTGTTAGTTGTGCTCATGATGGCAAGTTTTAAAATTGGTTAACCAAAAATAGTTAATATTTAGGCCAAAGCCAATAATAAAATCAATTCTTTATTAGGGTAGGTTGTTAAGAAAAACGGATATTTGTATTTTTTATAGATAATTCCAGTTTATACACGCCATTATGATTAACATTATTATCATTTTTGCTTTTTTGATACTAGGAATAGTATTGCAAAATGTAAAGAAGTTTCCTGTTTTAGACACTTATAAACTATTTAATAAAATAGTAGTAACGATTTGTTTGCCTGCTATTGTATTGTATTATATACCCAAATTGACTTGGAGCAATGAACTTTTATATCCTATTGGAGGAGCATGGATCGGTTTTATAGTTGCCTTTATGTTGTTTTATTTTTTAGGAAAAAAATGGGGGTGGTCAAATAAATTGATTGGATGTTTAGTACTTACGGCTGGTTTAGGGAACACTTCTTTTTTGGGATATCCAATAATAAGTGCATTGTATGGGGAGCAAGGTTTGAAGATGGCTATATTGTTTGATCAACCAGGTACGGTGGTTGTACTCTCTACTTTGGGGATTTTTATAGCGACTTATTTTTCAAAAGATAATTTGAAACCAATTCAAATGTTGGTTCGAGTTTTTAAATTTCCACCTTTTGTTTTTTTTATAATTGCCTGTATGCTTAATGTTTTTGATGTTGTTTTAAATGATGGCGTTCAGATGGTTTTAAAAGGTTTAGGTAGTATTATGGCGCCTTTAGCGCTAACCTCTGTTGGGTTGCAATTGCGTTTTGAGAGCAAAAGTCAACATTGGAAGTTTTTAAGACTTGGACTTTTGTATAAATTAATATTGACACCCGCTTTGATTTATGTGTTGTTTGTATTGATATTGAACCA is from Flavobacterium sp. NG2 and encodes:
- a CDS encoding AEC family transporter; protein product: MINIIIIFAFLILGIVLQNVKKFPVLDTYKLFNKIVVTICLPAIVLYYIPKLTWSNELLYPIGGAWIGFIVAFMLFYFLGKKWGWSNKLIGCLVLTAGLGNTSFLGYPIISALYGEQGLKMAILFDQPGTVVVLSTLGIFIATYFSKDNLKPIQMLVRVFKFPPFVFFIIACMLNVFDVVLNDGVQMVLKGLGSIMAPLALTSVGLQLRFESKSQHWKFLRLGLLYKLILTPALIYVLFVLILNQKSAMINVVLMESAMASNITASILAASYGLKPRLASMMIGYGIPISFITLIFWYFIGEFI